The stretch of DNA CTTTGGCTTTTTTTCCTTAAATTCAACCGATTCTTCTTTGTGGATTTTTTCCATCAATTCCCCCAAAGTGTTCACTTTTAATGTTAGTTCGCCTGTTTGACGTCTAATCCCTTGTGCATCATACATGACAATAAGCCCATAAATTAACGAGAGAGCAAAGTCAATTGTCGGTATTCCATGTTTTAAAGCAATAAATGTAGTTAAGGAAGATACCCCTGCAGAATGAGAGCTGGGCATCCCACCTGTTTGAAAAAACAATTCAGGACGAAATTCTTTTTTCTTTATTAAGTGAATAGGAATTTTTAATGCCTGTGCTAAACCGATGCTAAATAAAGCAATATAGACACCTTTATTCAATGAACTCACCTCATGCTTAGTTTGAAGAAAGATGAGTTTATTTATTCTTTTCGGAAATACTACTTAAAGCTTTTACAATAGGAGGTGATTGTATGGGCAAAAGAGAAAGAAATAGAGGAAAAGTAGCTTCTGGAGTAAACCCACAAGGCTATGGTCAAGATGTAGAATTTGCTGTGGAGCCGAAAAGTAAGCTAGAAAATGCAGCGAAAAAAAAGAATACAAAATAAGACAGTATTCTTCCCTGTTGATTTCCGCTGCAGGCACTTAGCGATCGCGGGCGGTCCGGAAGCCTCCTCGTCGAAGAGCGCTCCTGCGGGGTCTTCCTTTGACTCGCTTCTTCCGCAGGACGTTGAATATGCTTCCAAGAATAATCACCGCACGAAGAAAATGCGTTAGCATTTTTGAGGAGCTCGCGCCTTCCGCTCCAATCAACAACAAAATTGCATTTTCAACACTTAGCTTTAACAGAGCATTTTAAAAATAAAGGCTGACTTAAAAGAAGAGAACTAAAGCTGATCACTTTTCATTTTCTATATTAAATAAAAAATTGATCAGCTATGAGTTGTCTGATAAAGATTCTTTTAAGTCTGCCTTCAAATTAAGCATATTCTTTTATGTCTAGAAAAGAATGAAGCCCTCGAAACTCAATTTCAGTAAACTTGTCCATCACCTTATCACGGTTTATTAGCCATGCTGCTTCTTCCATTGTACATTCAACTGGTACATCACATTTTATTTCTGCTAGCTGACGGCTTAAATGCAGCATTTCAAGATCTTGTTCGATTTTAGTTCTCTGCGCTTTTGTCAATTGATCTAAATTAGCTAGAACACCTTCAATATGACCGAATTGCTGTAAAAGCTTTAATGCCGTCTTCTCCCCTATTCCTTTTACACCTGGGTAATTATCACTTGTATCACCCATAAATGCTTTTAAATCGATCATTTGCTTCGGACGAATGCCTTTAGATTCATAAAAGGTATCCTTTGTATGAACTAAATAATTTCCATATCCTTTTTGCAATAATACAACAGATATTTGATCATCTATCAGCTGTAATATATCTTGGTCACCGGTTAATATCTTTACATGTGCTTTCTCACTAGCTTGCTTTGCTATTGTTCCGATGCAATCATCTGCTTCATAACCTTCTAAACCAATATTCGGTACATTGAAAGCTTCAACTACCTCTTTGACAAGATCAAATTGAGGAATTAATTCAACTGGGGCTTCAGGGCGATTTGCTTTATAACCATCGTACATCTCTGTTCTAAAAGTTTTACTTCCCATATCCCAACATACTGCCACATGCGTTGGTTTGAATTTTGAAATAGCTGTTAAAAAATGCTTTACAAAGCCATATACTCCATTCGTTGGAATCCCTTTTGAATTTATCATAAATTGCCCCGTAACGGCTGTAGCAAAATACGCTCTAAACAATAATGCCATACCATCTACTAACATAAGTGAATGCTGATTTTTATTATCCAATATTCTCTCTCCTAAACTTTTTTCATAGAAACATTATAACATGGTATAGACTATCTTATTTTTGTTAAATTTTATCCGTATTAATTTTTCAAATGAAAAGAGGTTGTCCCAAAGCAAAGATGTCAGGCATCACGAACAATATCTAGTATCAATAAGCGAGTGAGATTCTAGATTTTGTTTATTATGTGGATGCCAGACACCTTATGGGACAACCCCTTCAATTTTTATTCTCCAGTTTCTACCTTGTTCTCTTCATAAGATATCCAATCACTAAAGCTGCCCGCATATAATTTAACGTTTTTGTAGCCTGCTGACTTTAGTGCCATAAAATTTGGAGTCGCGGTTACACCTGAACCACAGTAAACAATTATCTGCGTGTCTTTATTAATGTCAGAGAATCTTTTTGCTTGATCTTCTCCACTTTTAAACGATCCGTTTTCAAAGCCTTTCGTCCAAACTTTATTAATTGCACCTGGAATATGACCAGCTTTTTTATCAATCGGTTCTTCTAATCCTAAATAGCGCTTATTTTCTCTAGAATCAATAATAACTGTTTCTTGACACTTCGCTTCGACAATTTTCTTCACATCATTATAAGAGGCAAAAATTTCTTCATTAAGCTTGATATCAAATTCTGTTTTTGGGTACTCAGGAACTTCTTTGTTAAGAGTCAACCCTGCATCATACCATGCTCTATAGCCTCCATTTAATACATACACTTTTTCGTGTCCTACATAATTTAACAGCCACCAAAGCCGAGCAGAATATGAACCCTCACCACCGTCGTATGCAATAACAGTTGTGTCATTGCTTATTCCCGCATTTTGAATTGTTTCTTTAAATTTCTGCACATCTGGTAGTGGATGTCTTCCTCCATGTAAAGAAACAGGCCCAGACAGATCTTTTCCGAGATGAAAGTAGATAGCTCCTGGAATATGATCCTTTAAATACAATTCATAACCTTCACCTGAAGAACTTAGGTTATAGCGGCAATCAACTATTCTGACATTTTCATTTTCCAGTCTTTCTTTCAACCATTCTTTTTCAACGATTAAGTTCATTCCTTCATCCCCTTCATTCTTTTTTCCATAAGCTTTTGAACATGCTCCTTTGGTGTCCAGCATTGGAATTGATAGTTAGGTTTTGTTTCATAGCCTAGGCGCTTACAAAAATAGTTCATCCCTGACTTGTTTTTTTCTGCCTGAAAATGTATACAGGTTGCGCATGCATGAAAGGATTCAATTTTCATGGGAGCTCCTTTACTATCCTTAATATATCACTCCAACATCTTAAGAAAAATTCGCAATTTCCTTTTCTGTTTTTTCAAGCTGATCGATTGGAAAATCATCGCCTAAAACTGCTAGAATTCCATCATAATACTCATCTGCCTGTTCAATAAGCATATTCAATAACAGAATGAATTCTCTTGTTAATAAAGATTGATAATGATCCTTTAATCTTTTACTTTCTGTTAATAAATAATTCTCTGCAGGCCCTTGCATGATTTGCTCAAGCTCATTACTTAAAAGCTTCCTTTCATTCTTTTCAAAAAATGATTTAGGATTTTTAAAATAGGATAGAGGTTTTCTAAATTGAGTTCTGTCCTCATTTTGGAAGGCAGTTTCAAAATCAATTCCTTCCATGTTTTTTGCATCAAATGTACTGAAGCTTAATTCTTGATTGATATTGGCTGCTGATTGGACAAGTATTGCTTGAGCTTCTTTACATAATTTACTAATATAAGCTTCTAACCTAAGTGTAGTTGCTCTCATTTCCTGTGCAAAATCAAATCCAAAGCTTTGAAGAAAATCTTCAAGTGCCATTTGTAACGCCTTTTTTAAATTCCGTCCATCATCTTTTAAAAGTGAAGGATTGAAGGATTCTTTAACAAAATCCCCAAATCGTAAAAATACTCTTTGCTTAATATAGAACACTAGTTCATCTGCTTCTTGATCCAATCTTTGTGAGAAAATAGCAGCATCTAGCGCCCCAATAACATCATGGATCGATTTTTTCTCTTTTTCGAGGAGCATTCGTTTTTGTGCTCTATCTTCTTTGTTTTCCTTAGAAGATTGGATAAAGCTCCGAAGCTGATCTAATACTCTTTGCCATTCCATCTCAGCAGAGGTGACGGAAATCTCCATCAGCTCATTTCGAATAAATGAATAAAAACTATGCTCAAATTTATCAATTTTCGAATTTCCTTCTTGTCTTTGCTCAAGCTTTTCACTTAGTGCTATTAGACTTGATAAACCGAATAGGTTTGGATGTCGAATGCCATATTGTATAAGCTGATCCCCGACATATTCTAAAACAGAATTCATTTCATCATCATTATTCGCTAGATCAATGGCGTTTACAATAAAGAACATTTTATCAAGTTCAAATGAATCCTTTACACGGCCCAATTGAATAAGAAACTCACGGTCAGCTTTAGAGAATGCATGGTTATAATAGGTCACAAACAGAATTGCATCAGAATTTTTTATATAATCAAAGGCTACTCCAGTATGACGGGCATTTATTGAATCAGCACCTGGTGTATCAACTAGCGTAATTCCCTTCTTGGTAAGTTCACAATCATAATAAACTTCAATCATTTCAACAAAACATGATTTTTCTTCAACTGCTACATAGTCCTTGAATTCTTTCAAATCCACTCTAATCGTTGTTCCTAAGCTTTGGCGGAAATTCTCAAAACCTTTTAAGAATGCTTGCAAAAAAGCAAAATGAGTTTTTTCATTTGCATCGAAATCTGCCTTGTTAGCAATTACTTTTTTGATGCGTTCAACCGCTTCATTAAAGTCGGAAGCTGACAAATCAAAAACCTTTAAAGAACGATTAACATCATCAAATAAAACTTGAGAAGACTTTACCTTCACTAATACAGTCCCATGTCCATATTGCTCATTCACTGGCATAATTTTATTAATCGCAGCTGTAGTAGGGTTTGGAGACACTGGGAGTAGCTTATTTCCAATAAGTGCGTTAGCGAATGACGACTTACCTGCACTAAATGCTCCAAATAGTGCAACAGTAAATTGTTTATGCTCAATACGCTCTGCTTTTTGTAGTAATTCAGCAGTCATTTTTTTGAATCCAGGTACGTTTCGAACAGCATTTGCGGTAAAATTCAATTTTTGGACTAAAGTTTTTATTGTCTTTTCTTCAATATTAATTCCTTTTTCATCTTGAAGGTCTTTTTCTACAGCTTCAGGATTCTTCCCGATTCCATTCTTATCTTTAGAAATTCCTTCAGTTTGATATACAACTTCCACTACATCCTGTGGAACTGCAAGTAATTGTTCCACCTTCTCTTCGTATTCCTCTTCAGGAAAATGACCAGCTAATAATTCAGTAATCTTTAGCTTAGCTAATCGTAACTCTTCTTTTAAGTTGTTTAGTGATTTCCACGCTTCGTTATACGATTGGAATTTTTCCAATTCTTTTTCAAAGAGACTATACTCATTTTGATTCTTTAATTTTAATGCTTTTAGATATAAATCTTTTAATTCTAACAAACTATTTTTTGCTATTTTCTTTATAGAATCAGCAAGATCATTTGTATACTGTAGGACATAATCGCCAGAAAGAAGTGCTCCATCCTTGAAGGTATCTGCAATCATTTCCTTTTGATAAACAACTTTAAAGTTCTGTGCTTTTGCAAGCAGAATAGGATCATGTATTTCATTCTGTTTAAGCTCATTTAAATAAAGCTCTTTTAAATGCCAGTCAAGCTGTGATTTTACTTTTTCTGAAAAATCACTAAAGAAGCTATCTAGTCTATTGGCTTTTTCCTGGTCCGTCTTTTGTTTTGAAAAGAAAAGGCCTACTTTAAAACCTGATTGTCGTGACTCGATATATTTTTGTGCTAGCTCTCTCGTTTGAAACGGCATTAAATAAGCATTTTTTAATATTTCATCAACTTTATTATTTAGATCTATCTCTGTCATTTTTAATGCAGCTTGAATATCATTTA from Cytobacillus dafuensis encodes:
- a CDS encoding divergent PAP2 family protein → MNKGVYIALFSIGLAQALKIPIHLIKKKEFRPELFFQTGGMPSSHSAGVSSLTTFIALKHGIPTIDFALSLIYGLIVMYDAQGIRRQTGELTLKVNTLGELMEKIHKEESVEFKEKKPKKLKEMLGHQPAEVIGGALLGILTGTVGHCLTKKDR
- the sspL gene encoding small, acid-soluble spore protein L — encoded protein: MGKRERNRGKVASGVNPQGYGQDVEFAVEPKSKLENAAKKKNTK
- a CDS encoding 5'-3' exonuclease encodes the protein MLVDGMALLFRAYFATAVTGQFMINSKGIPTNGVYGFVKHFLTAISKFKPTHVAVCWDMGSKTFRTEMYDGYKANRPEAPVELIPQFDLVKEVVEAFNVPNIGLEGYEADDCIGTIAKQASEKAHVKILTGDQDILQLIDDQISVVLLQKGYGNYLVHTKDTFYESKGIRPKQMIDLKAFMGDTSDNYPGVKGIGEKTALKLLQQFGHIEGVLANLDQLTKAQRTKIEQDLEMLHLSRQLAEIKCDVPVECTMEEAAWLINRDKVMDKFTEIEFRGLHSFLDIKEYA
- a CDS encoding sulfurtransferase; protein product: MNLIVEKEWLKERLENENVRIVDCRYNLSSSGEGYELYLKDHIPGAIYFHLGKDLSGPVSLHGGRHPLPDVQKFKETIQNAGISNDTTVIAYDGGEGSYSARLWWLLNYVGHEKVYVLNGGYRAWYDAGLTLNKEVPEYPKTEFDIKLNEEIFASYNDVKKIVEAKCQETVIIDSRENKRYLGLEEPIDKKAGHIPGAINKVWTKGFENGSFKSGEDQAKRFSDINKDTQIIVYCGSGVTATPNFMALKSAGYKNVKLYAGSFSDWISYEENKVETGE
- a CDS encoding dynamin family protein translates to MVQTVLQQDTVDLLRKITAINEYFLSNQDHQSAERAKDLALKLDNQEYSIAFCGHFSAGKSSMINKLIGENLLPSSPIPTSANLVKIRSGEDYAKVIFKEGNSRLYPAPYDYDDVKSFCKDGDQIQSIEISYSETSLPKNAIIMDTPGIDSTDDAHRIATESALHLADIVFYVMDYNHVQSELNFLFTKELATAGKQVYLIINMIDKHREEELSFSQFKQSVVDSFSSWGVTPARIFFTSLKEESHKENEFQSLQQFIADKMAKRKLLLPESVFQSLKKLSSEHLIYLEEKSWNNIEKYESQLSELSSEDRNLLPAKVVELENELNDIQAALKMTEIDLNNKVDEILKNAYLMPFQTRELAQKYIESRQSGFKVGLFFSKQKTDQEKANRLDSFFSDFSEKVKSQLDWHLKELYLNELKQNEIHDPILLAKAQNFKVVYQKEMIADTFKDGALLSGDYVLQYTNDLADSIKKIAKNSLLELKDLYLKALKLKNQNEYSLFEKELEKFQSYNEAWKSLNNLKEELRLAKLKITELLAGHFPEEEYEEKVEQLLAVPQDVVEVVYQTEGISKDKNGIGKNPEAVEKDLQDEKGINIEEKTIKTLVQKLNFTANAVRNVPGFKKMTAELLQKAERIEHKQFTVALFGAFSAGKSSFANALIGNKLLPVSPNPTTAAINKIMPVNEQYGHGTVLVKVKSSQVLFDDVNRSLKVFDLSASDFNEAVERIKKVIANKADFDANEKTHFAFLQAFLKGFENFRQSLGTTIRVDLKEFKDYVAVEEKSCFVEMIEVYYDCELTKKGITLVDTPGADSINARHTGVAFDYIKNSDAILFVTYYNHAFSKADREFLIQLGRVKDSFELDKMFFIVNAIDLANNDDEMNSVLEYVGDQLIQYGIRHPNLFGLSSLIALSEKLEQRQEGNSKIDKFEHSFYSFIRNELMEISVTSAEMEWQRVLDQLRSFIQSSKENKEDRAQKRMLLEKEKKSIHDVIGALDAAIFSQRLDQEADELVFYIKQRVFLRFGDFVKESFNPSLLKDDGRNLKKALQMALEDFLQSFGFDFAQEMRATTLRLEAYISKLCKEAQAILVQSAANINQELSFSTFDAKNMEGIDFETAFQNEDRTQFRKPLSYFKNPKSFFEKNERKLLSNELEQIMQGPAENYLLTESKRLKDHYQSLLTREFILLLNMLIEQADEYYDGILAVLGDDFPIDQLEKTEKEIANFS